The segment CGAGGGCGGTGGCGAGGCCCTCGGTGATCGCAATACGCGGGGGCGGGACCACGCCGTGCTGCTCGCAGGTGTTCTCGACCGCGTCAGCCAGGTGCTTAGCCCAGGTATCGGTGCCGATGTATGGGTAAACGCCATCGGGTCGTTTGTAGGCCACGGGACTGTCGCCTTTCCCCGGCAGGCGCCGGGCGAAAAGCACGCTCTGCCTCTGCGGGAGCGTGACACGCGCCCGAAGGCCAAAGCCTCGCGCCAGCGGGATGCAGGCCGCTCACAGTGGGAGTGCGACATGTTCCGCTCCGTACGATCCGACTGCCGGCGCCCGTAGAAGGATCGGCCCGAACAGCACCCCGTATGGTGCCTGGGCATCTCGCGACTTGCTCCTGCTCCGCCGTCGGCGGCATGAGGCGGACGACGGTGACGAACCACCGACGTGCAGAGGGGAATCTGCCACCAGAAGGAGGGCTGAGCGGCCAGGATCCGTATGCGCTCACCCCATCGGGTGATCTTCTTGGCGAATCACCTCATTGGGAGGCGCATTGGGAAATAATCCGGCCTCCCCATTGTCCGTCGAGGAGGTGGGAACGCTCTTTGCCGGCTCCGGGGCGGCGAGCGGAGATCAGCCGGGACAGAAGCGGCCGTCGCACGAGTTGGCGTGCACGTCCGCTCGGTCATAGGCCAGGCAGGCACTTGGGGCGCCACATACCCGAGCGCACTACCGCGCCGCTGCCCACCGGCTGGACTACACCGCAGGGCAGCTCGACGACGAGCGCAGGTCCCGTGTCCCCGTCGACCCGGGTGCCCTCATCAAGCAGCTGGACGGGCTCGCGGACGGGGAGCCCGGCGGGCATGCAGAGGGCCGTGAGGCCCTGGGACGGTGCCGGGGCGGGTTGACCGGCAAGCTCCATCTGCTGGCGGATTACCGCCGCCGGCCCTTGGTTTGGCTGACCGGCCCCGGCCGGCGCGGGTACACCCCGATGTTCATCCCGTTCAGGCAGGCCCTGAACGGGGGCCGCGCCGGGCCCGGGCGCCCCCGGAGTCGACCGGGCCGGGCCCGCGGCGACACGGCGTACTCCAGCCGTGCCGACCGCGCCTACCCGCGTAAACGCGGAATCAAAGCAACAAGTGCGCAGCCGGACGACCAGCGCGTGGAGCGCCGCAGGCGCGGCCGGGGTCGGTGTCAGCGGCGGCCGATGATCCCCGCGAACAGTGCCAGGGAGACGGTGCCGGACTTCTTGGCAGCCGCGCCGACGGCGCCCCAGCTGCCGATGGACTGCCCGTAGTTGGCCGTCAGAGCGGCACCCGTGGCTGCGGTCTTCGGGTCGGACATGTCCGTGCCGGAGGCCAGTTCCACGACCAGGGGGACCTGGGTGGAGAGGTTGACCGAGCCCTGAAGGACCTTGCCCGCGATCTTTCCGGAGGTGGCGGATCCGCTGACGACCTTGGCGCCCTTGGTGCCGATGTAGTTGAAGACGGCCGAGGCATCGGAGGCGGCGGAGCCGCCGGTGGTGGCGAGGAAGGTGCGGCCGGCGGTCTTGGAGACGACGCTGGCCTTGGAGACCGCGTTGCCGGCGGTGCCGATCGTCTTCATGGCGGCTCGGCCGGCCTTCAGGCTCTTGGCGACCGCACCGATCCCGGGGAGGGCCGCGAGGGCGTCGGCGCCGAGACCGGCGAACGTCGTGGCGTCCCAGTCGCCCTTGATGGACGCGTCCACCGTGTGCGCTCCGAGCGAGGCGACAGCGGTGACGACGGCGATCGGCCCCGCGATCGGGGTGAAGACCGGGATGAGGGCCAGAACGCCGGAGACCGCGGAGACGATGCCCAGAATGTCACCGAACAGCGACCAGAATCCGCCGCCCTGCTCGGCGGCCGCCTTGCGCGCGGCCTCGGCCTTGAGCCACTCGAACTCCTGGCCCCGCGTCGTGATGATGCGGGTGAATTCGCGGTCGGTGAGCAGGGCCTGGAGCTGGAACTCGGCCTGGAGGGCGATGGCGGTGTCGATGAGGTCGTAGAGGTAGCCGTCGGGGATCCGGTCCCGGGCGTAGCCGTTGTCCTTGAGCCGCCAGTAGTTCCCGGTGAAGCTCATGCCTCCCATGGCGAGGGAGTAGTTGGGGCCGGTGTTGCGGGCGATCTCCGGGTGCATGAACGACATCACGCCCTGCACCGAAAAGCGCAGCCACTCCAGGTCGCTGCTTGAGGGCGGGAAGGGCGATTCCGCGGACGGTGCCCACTCCTGGAGCTGCGTGTACTGCTTCTCCAGGTCGTCCTGGAGGGACTGCGTGAAGGCTTCGGCCTGGCGCGCCGCTTCCGGGTTGGACTCCAGGTAGGCCCGGTACTCCTCGTCCAGGCGCCGTAGGGCGGAGAGGATCTGGTTCTCCTGGAAGACGAACATCCGCAGCAGCTGGTCGATCTTGTACCGGTCGGCGTCGGTGAGCGTGTTCGGGTCCCAGCCCCAGATCCTCAGGGCGTCCCGCTCGTTGCCGGTGTACATGTTGAGTTCGGAGTGGATGGCGCCGACGTACTTGTCGCTGCCCGGGTCGAAGCCGAGGCTGTAGAGCTGCTCGCTGATCTGGTACGAGATGCGCATCGCGGGCTGATCCCTTCTCAGGCGGCTTCGGCGAAGACGATGGTCCGGCAGACCTGGGCGAGGATCTCGACGCAGTCCTCCCACTCGGCGGTGTTCTCCGTGGCGATGGCGAAGTCCGCCATCGCCAGCCGGCCCGGGATGGGCACGAAGACGTGGAGCTGGCGCACGACGGTGGCGCCACCTCCCTCGCCCAGGAGGTTCACCGGCCGCTCCACCTTCCTCTCCTCGGTGAGCAGCACCGCCGGCCCGGCTTCGAGGCGGACGACACCCACCTCGGCATCCGGGTAAAGGGCGCCCATGGTGCGAGCCAGACGGTGCACGGTCAGCTCGTTCGACAGCTCACTGGGGCGCGCGGTCACCGTCAGCGTCACGGACGACAGCCGCTTCTCCGGTTCCTCGCGCGTCGGCCCGGAGAGCAGGGTGCCCGCGTAGACGGCGCCCGCCGCGCTGAGCATCTCGTACATCGACTGCTGCGCCAGGACGGCGTGCGCGATTTCCGCCTCCGACGGCTGCGGGTCGACCATGTTCAGCCGGTCGATCAGCCGGTTCGTGTTCACCTCCGCGGATACCGCGAAGTCGATGTCCTGAAAGTCCTCCGGAACTCCGAAGCTCAGCGGCAGATCGATCGTGGCGTCGGGCACGGGCACACTCCAGGGAGACTGGGGGAAAGGGCAGGACGTGCAGGAGCCGTCACGGGCACGATCACGGATCGTGCCCGGCTGCGCCATCCTCCGGAACTCTCCGAACACCCGACAAGACGGCCAATCAAGCCAAGGGTGACGAACGGCTCGTTTTGCGCGGCGGTGGGGGCCCGGCCCTCGGGGGGGTCGGAGGGCCGGGTGGGTGTCAGGTGTCCATGCCGAAGTAGTGGCCGAAGTAGTCGATGATCTCGGCGCTGTGGGGCAGCAGTTCGGGCAACTGGGCGGCCAGGGTCTCGCGGGTGGCCGTGGCCAGGGCGGTGGCGCTCGTGGCGGCGGGGCGGACGTACGGTTCGAGGCGCCTGATCAGCTCGTAGATGACCCGGCCCCCTCCCGCCTCGGGGTTGACCCAGGCCTCCAGGGTCAGGTCGCCGCTCGGGGCGACCGCCTGCTGCTTGCCCGCGGGCAGCGTCAGGTACTGGTCCTTGCCGTCGAACAGGAAGGCCCGGCCGCCAGTCGCGGAGTCCGCCTCGCCCAGGGCATCAGATGGCTGGACCTCGCCGTCCAAGGCGGCCGGCCACCGCCGCACGGGCCGGCCCCCGGGGGCCTGGCGCGACGCGGCGGCGGAGACCGTCAGACCCCTGCGGCGACCGCGGTCCCGAGCGCCAGGAGTACCAGCCCGGTGACCACGCGCAGCCCCCGCTGCACGGCCGGCCGGGTCATCAGGGCCCGGCCGCGGCTGACGCCCCAGGTGAACAGCAGGTACCAGCAGGCGTTCACGAACGCCCATACGGCGCCCAGCAGTGCGATCGAGGCGAAGGCGGGCCCGTGCGCGGTGACGAACTGCGGCAGTACCGAGACCGCGAAGACACCTGCTTTCGGGTTGCCCAGGTTCGTCGCGAGACCCGTGCCGAAGGCGCCCCAGCTGCCTGTGCGCGGGCCGTCCCGTCCCGGTGGTGCCGGGCCGCCGCGCTGCGCCCGGAGCGTGTTGACCCCCAGGACGACGAGCACCAGGCCGCCGGCGATCCGTACGACGGTGTAGACGCCGGGGTTGGTCAGCAGCAGCGTGGACAGGCCCGCCGCCGCCGACAGGGACCAGACGAGCAGTCCCACCGCGTTGCCGACGATGGTCGCCCGCGCGGCGCCCAGCCCGCCCTCCAGGGTCTGCCGCATCATCATCGCCTGTCCGGCGCCCGGCAGCATCGCCAGGAGCCAGGTGGTCAGGACGAAGAGCGGCAGCTGCGTGGGCATTACGGCCGCCTGACGCGGGCGGCGGCGGGTAATGCGTGGGTGTTGTCCATGAGCGGTTCCTTCCTTCGGTGAAGTCCGGGACGTCGTCGGAGGCGTCACGCGGAGGCTACGCGGCGGTGATCGCAGGACCGTCGGAGTCCGCCTCGTGCGAGCGGCGGCCGCACTCCGCCTCGCGGTCCCGGCCGTTTCTCGACCGGGAATCCGTTGCCCGTGAAGGTCCCCTCTGCTTATCGGAGAGGGAATTTCCCGTGAAGGGACCTTCTTCGCGGTGGTCACGATCGGCTCCGGCCGGGCCCGGTCCGCACGTATGCGCACGTGAGCGGCGTGCGGTAGTCGATCCCGCACCGACGTGGAGACCATACAAGGATCGACGCCACTCACGGGGCGGCATCTTGGGCTTTCCCAGAAGCAGTGAAAGTGCCTCTTCCGTTGCCTCTCCCGCAGTTCGGCCCCGGGGTAGCTTGAAGACCCCTGAGCGACTTTCCTATGGGTTAGGGAGTTCCCATGACCGGCGTCTTGCAAGAAACCGTCGACCGTAATATTCCGGCTGCGGCCGAGATTCTTGACTGCACGCTCCGGGACGGCAGCTATTCCGTGGACTTCAGGTTCACGGAGGAGACCATCCGAGCCGTCCTGACCGGCCTGGAGAACGCGGGACTGGGGCTGATCGAAATGGGTCACGGCCTCGGTCTCAACGCCGGCGAGGCGCTTTCCCGCCCCAGCCTCGTCGGTGACGAACGCTGCTTCGCCGTCGCCGCCGAGACGCTGCGCCGGGCGGCCTGGGGGATGTTCTGCATTCCCGGTCTCGCCGAGCCGGACCACCTCGTGCGCGCCGCCGACGCCGGAATGGGATTCGTGCGCATCGGCGTGGACATCACCGACGTGTCCCCGGCCGGGCACTTCGTCGAGCTGGCGAAGGAACTGGGCCTGCGCACGTTCGTGAACCTGATGAAGACCAACGTCCTCGACGAGGACGGGGTCGTGGCGGCGGTCCGGCGCTGCGCCGGCTTCGGGGCCGACAGCGTCTACCTGGTCGACTCCGTCGGCGGATTCCTGCCGCACGAGGTCGAGGAACTGTTCCGCCGGGTCGGCGCCGAGGTGGCCGTTCCGCTCGGCTTCCACGGCCACGACAACCTCGGGCTCGCCAATGCCAACGCACTGGCCGCCGCGACGGGCGGGGCGCGGTACGTGGACGCCACGCTCGACGGCATCGGGCGCGGTGCGGGCAACACCGTGACCGAGGCCTTCGCCGCGATCCTGACCCGGCACCGGGCCGGCGCCGCCTACGACTACCGGGCGCTGGCCCAGCTGAGCGAGACGGTCGTGCGCCCGCTCCCGCGGCTGCACGACGACCGGACCTTCCAGGTGCTCGGCGGGCTGACGCAGACCCACTCCAGCTTCTTCCCGCTGATCACGCGCTGCGCCGAGGCGGCCGACGTCGACGTCTTCGAGCTGATGACCGCCGTCGCGGAGGTGGAGCGCGTCCGTCCGACGGAGCAGCTGGTCAAGGAGCTGGCCGTCGCCCTGCGGCCCTGAACCCCCGGCGGGCCGGCCGCCGCGGGGCGGCGCTCCGGGGGCGGCTCGCCCGCCGCGCGTCCGCATGACATGCCTCACACGAAATGTCCGCACCATCCCGCCGGAAGCGGAGGGTTCACGCCACCGTGGCGGTAAACGCCAGGACCGATACCGGGATCATGCGGCTATACGAGGCATTCCCTTCCGACCGGGACGGTGGTACGAGGCACTTGCCTGCCGTCACAAGTGCCGATATGCCTCCAACCGGAACTCAACGCTTGATCGCACGAGGTTCCGTGGTTCAACCGACTCCAGTTAGGGTCGGGCCAGTCGGTACGCCGACTGATCCGCCGATATGTACCGATCCGGCTGACGGGGGCCAGGGGAATTCCCTACAGGGAATGGCTGCCGGCTGCGTACGGCACCGTCACTCCCCTCATGTGGCGGCGTGCGCGCGTATTCATATCTGGAGTAATTGAAGATGATGAACTGGGCGAATGTCGAGGACTTCGGAGTCCAGCTCCAGCGCTATCGGAAGCGAGCTCAGCTGAGCCAGAAGACCTTGGCCGACCTTTCCACGGTCAGCGTGCGGGCGGTGCGCAACCTGGAGCTCGGGCGGGTGGCCGCCCCGCGCCGGGAGACCGTACGGCTCCTCGCGGACGCGCTGGCGCTGACCACCGACGAACGGCTCTCCTTCGAACTCTCGGCGGGCGGCGAGGTCGACGAGGTGCTCTTCGAGGCCCTCGGCCTGCCGATCAGCGTCCTGGCCCGTCCCCTCGTCGGACGTGGCCGCGAACTCGATTCCCTCACCCGGCAGTTGCTGGACGACCAGCAGCGCATCACGGTCCTGTCCGGGTTCCCGGGCGTCGGCAAGACGCATCTGGCGGCCGCCGCGGCGGGTGCCGTCGAGGCGACGGGCTCCGCGGCGGTCCTCTGGGTCCGGCTACAGGAGGACTTCGACCGCGGCCCGCTGCAGGCCGCCATCGCCGACCTGCTCGTCGGCGAGGGCGCGGGCGTCAGCAGGCTCGCCCGGCAGATCGGCGACCGCGCCTCGCTGCTCGTCCTCGACGGCAACGACCACGGCCTGGTCCGTCGCGAGACCGTGTGGACCCTCATCCGCGAGTGCCCGCGCCTGAGCGTCCTGGAGACCGCCCGCGTCCCCCACGGCGTCTCGGACCACCACAGGTTCCTGGTGTCCCCCCTCGCCACCCGGCGCGCGGAGCCGCCGCAGGTCCCTCCCGCGCACGCGCCGGCCCTGGACTTCCTCCTGCGGCGCCTGGCCGACCTGCGGCCCGGCTTCCAGGCCGGCGAAGGCGAGCTGCGCAAGCTCGCGGAGATCTGCGCCCGGCTGGACGGCCTGCCCAGCGCCCTCGAGTCCGCCGCCTCCTGGGCCACCGTGATATCCACCGACGAACTGCTGACCATGGCCCGGGAGGAGCCGGAGGCCCTGGCCAGCCACCCCGCGATGCGGACCGACCCCGTGGCTGCGGCACAGGACGTACTCGCCCAGCAGACCCCCGTCATCCAGGACCTGGCCCTGCGGCTCGCAGGCCGGTCCGAAGGCTGGACCGTCGACCAGGTCGTCCGGCGGTCCGGGCTGCCCAGGGCGCAGGCGGCCCTCGCCCTCCAGTCACTTCTGCACGCCGGCCTGATCGCCGAGGTCCCCTCGAAGCCGGGCGGTCCCGTCCGCTTCACCCTCCTCAATCTCGTCCGGGCCGCGACGCGGGGCCGCTCCCCGCTCGCCCCCAGGCTCGCGCTGCGCGCGAGCTGACCCACCTTTCGCCATCTGTTCCTGGAAACGGAGTACCCATGCGCCTTTGCACCCTGACCGTGGACGGCCGGGAGGACGTCGGCATCGCGGTCGACGGCGGGATCGTCCGGCTCAGCGTCCTCGCCGAGCTGACCGGGACCGCGCTCGGTCCGACCCTCTTCGACATCGTCGTCGGCGACCAGCTGGGCAGCATCCGGGAGGCCCTGGCCGACCCGCAGGCCAGGGCCAAGGCCGTCCACTCCGCCGAGGTGGCCTTCGGGCCGATCTACCGCCACCCGCCCAAGCTGTGGGGAGTCGGGCTGAACTTCCGGGGGCACGCCGCCGACCTCGACGTCGAGCAGCCCGTCGGCACCCCCGGCTCGTACCTGCGTCCGAGCAGCTGCGTCATCGGCGACGGCGACGAGATCGTCCTGCCGGCCCAGTCGGACCGCGTCACGGCGGAGGCCGAACTCGGCGTGGTGATCGGCCGGACCTGCCGGGACGTCGCGCCGCAGGACGCGGCCTCCGTCATCTTCGGCTACACGACCATCCTGGACATGACCGCCGAGGACGCGATCCGGGTCAACCCGCGCTACATCCCGTGGTCCAAGGCGTTCGACACGTTCTGCAGCCTCGGCCCGTGGATCGTGACCCCGGACGAGGTCGCGGACCTCTCCTCGATCCGCATCTCCACGGTGGTCAACGGCGATACCATCGCCACCAACCAGGTCTCCGCCATGATGCGCGACCCGTACTGGCAGGTCGCCCACTTCTCGGGCGGCATGACCCTCGACGCCGGATCCGTCCTCTCCACGGGTACGCCCGGGGCCGGGGTCATCCAGGACGGTGACGTCGTCGAGGCCGTGGTCGAGGGGATCGGCACCCTCCGCAACACCGTGCGCCGCGCCGCGCGCTAGGGGGCGCACCCCCGAGGGCCGGCCACCCCGGCCGGCCCTCCGCCGCGGTCCCCGGTGTCCGGCCCCGGCAGTACCGCCCGTATCTACAGGCACGGCCGCTCCGATAACATGTTCGGCCTAACAATGATCACGTCGAAACATGAACATCGGCCGAAAAATTGATATCTGCGGTAACGCGAGTGTTCTCCGGAAAAGACGGCGGAACGGAGCCTCCCGTGTGGCGTCGGCCCCGGGTGGTGCTGTGGGCTGCCGCGAGCCTGATCGGCCTGGGGTTCCTCGTCGCCCTGGAGATCGCCTCGCGCCATTACGGCTCCCCGGGGCCGATCACCGCCCAGGCACGCGAGGTGATCTTCCCGCCCCGGTCGGGGACGGTGCTGTACGCCGCCATGACCCTGATGCTCGTGGTGCTCACCTGGCGGCAGCGGTTCATCGCCGTCGGCGCCGCGGTCGGCATCGACCTGGTCTTCTGGCTCGTGCGCTGGGCGGTGGGCGCCCCGACGATGTTCGGCAACGGCGCCCTGATCGTGACCCTGGCCTGCGCCGTCATCGCCGTCACCCGCCGCTCCGGCCGGGAGCGCACCCTGCTGCTGAAGGGCGTCGGACTGGCCCTGCTGCTCGTGACCGGCCGCAAGACCGGCTACACCTGGCTGGACATCACCGCGCAGACCCGCCCGATGGTGCTCGACCAGTACGTGGCGACCGCCGACCACGCGCTCGGCAACCCCTCATGGGTGGCCGGCCGCATCGTGCAGGCCACCGGCGCCGTCGGCGCCCACGTCCTGGACTGGGTGTACATCCAGCTGGCGGTCGGCGCGGTCCTCGTCGCCCTCTACCAGCTGCGCAACGTGGCGTCCGAGCGCCGCTTCCCCAAGCACCACCTGGTGCGCACCTTCCTGGTCGTCGGGCTGCTCGGACCGGGCATCTACATGATCTTCCCGGTGGTCGGCCCGGTCCTCGCCTACGGCGCCGACGGCGGCCAGTGGGCCCTGGCCGACCTCTGGCCGAACACGCCGCCGCCGCTCGGCACCCCGCAGGCGATGCTCTTCGACGGATTCACCCCGCGCAACTGCATGCCGAGCCTGCACACGGCGTGGGCCACCGCGATCTTCATCCATTCGCGGAAGGGCCCGCGGGCCCTGCGGTTCCTCGGTTCCTTCTGGCTGGTCGCCACCCTCGGCGCCACGCTGGGATTCGGCTACCACTACGGCGCGGACATCCTCGCCGGCGTGGTGTTCACGGTCACGATCGAAGCCGCGCTGCGCGCCGTCGACCGGGGCCGGGACCGGCGGGGGCTCCTGCTGGCCGGGTACGGAACGGCCGTGTTCACCGCGCTGCTGCTCTCCTACCGCTACCTGTCGCAGGAGCTGGCCGCGCTGCCGTGGCTGTGCGGGCCGCTGCTCGTCCTGGCGGCGGCCTCGGTGGTCTACGGCTACCTGCGGACCACGAGGCTGTGGGACCGCGAGGCCCCGCAGGCGGCCGTGCCGCAGCCCCGGCGCGAGCCTCAGCCCGAGCTGGTCTGAGCGGCCGGACCGTCCTCGGGGTCTTCCTGCGGCGGGTCCGTCAGCAGGCCGGTCCGCAGGGTCGCGAGGGTCCGGGTGAGCAGCCGGGACACGTGCATCTGCGAGATGCCGAGCCGCTCGCCGATCTGCGACTGGGTGAGCTCCTGGCCGAAGCGCAGGGACAGGATCTCCCGGTCCCGCTCGGGCAGCTCCGCCAGCAGCGGCTTGAGGGATTCCAGGCACTCGATGCGCTCGTAGACCGGCTCCTCCTCGCCCAGCGGGCGCTGGGCCGTACCGGAGTCGGCGTCGTCCTGCGCCGGGGCGTCGAGCGACCGCGAGGCGTACACCTGGGCGGCCCGGCGTCCCTCGGCCAGCTCGGCCTCCGTCAGTCCGAGCCGGTCGGCCAGCTCGGCGTCGGTGGCGCCGCGGCCCAGGTCCTGCTCCAGCTCGTCGGAGGCCTTGGCCAGGTTCAGCCGGAGCTCCTGGAGCCGGCGGGGGACCTTGACGGCCCAGCTGGTGTCGCGGAAGAAGCGTTTGATCTCACCGGTGACGGTGGGCAGCGCGAAGGTGGTGAACTCCACCCCGCGGCTGACGTCGTACCGGTTGATGGCCTTGATCAGGCCGATCGTGCCGACCTGGACGATGTCCTCGAAGGGCTCGCTGCGGCCGCGGAAGCGGCGGGCGGCGTACTTGACGAGGCTGAGGTTCAGCTCGACCAGGGTGTTGCGCACGTACGCGTACTCGGCCGTGCCCTCCTCCAGGGCGTTCAGCCGGCGGAACAGGGACCGCGAGAGGGTCCGGGCGTCGGCGGTGCTGGCCTTGAGCGGTTCGGCGAGCAGGTCCGCCACGGGCTCCCCCAGCGGTGTCGCCGGGTGGTCCTGCGGCGGGGCGGTACGGCAGGCGCTCCGCGGGGTTCCGCGGGTGGGGCGGGTGCGGGTCTGCTGGATTCGGGTCATGGAACGGACCTCCGACCCATGTCGGGTTTCATCCCTTTCATACCCGTTCCTCAGAGAACGACCCATCTTGGGCGGGCGCCTCAGGTGACCCGCACCACCACCAGGCTGGTGTCGTCGTCGGTGTCCCCGAGGACCGCCGACATCAGCCGGTCCGCCAGCTCCTCCGCCGGCTCCGGCCGCAGCCGCTCCACCGCCCGGCGCAGCACCTCCAGGCTCTCGTCCAGGCCCACGTGCCGGCGCTCGACGAAACCGTCCGTGTACAGCAGCAGGGTGTCGTCGGACCGCAGCTCCGTGACGGTCTCCCCGTACCCGGCCCCCGGCAGCGCGCCGAGCAGGATGTTGTGCATGCCCTCCAGGAAACGGGCCCGGCCGCCGCGCAGCAGCAGCACCGGGGGATGGCCGGCCCCGCACCAGTGCAGCGAGCGGTCCGCCGGGTCGAACAGGGCGCACACCGCCGTCGCCGTCGGCTGCCCGGGCGTGCGCAGGGCCACCTCGTTCAGCCACTCCATCAGCCGGCCCGGGGTGTTCCCGGTGAAGGCCAGGCCGTGCAGCGCCCCGCGCAGGGCGATCATGGCCGTGGCGGAGTCGATGCCGTGCCCGGCGATGTCCCCCACCGTGACCAGCACCTTCCCGTCCGGCAGCGACTGCACGTCGTACCAGTCACCGCCCACCCGGTACTCCGCGGCCGCCGGCCGGTAGCGGGCCGCCACCCGCAGACCGGGCGGGTTCTCCAGGGCCGGGGCCTCCGGGACGATGGCGTGCTGGAGGCCCAGCACCAGGTGGTCGCGCAGCTCGGCCTCGATCCGCGCGGCCGACAGCTGGTCGTACGTGGCGGTCAGCGCCACCTCCGTGTGGTGCTGCGCCGACACGTCCTGGAACACCCCGACGATCCCGGTCAGCGCGCTGCCCGTCAGCACCGGCTCGGCCGCCACCCGCACCCGGCGCACCCCGCCCCCCGGCCGCACCGCCCGCACCAGGACCTGCCCGCCCGCGTGCCGGTCGGTCAGGGAGGCCAGCAGGCCCTCCAGCCGTGCCCTGTCCTGCGGGTGCAGCCGCGCGCCCAGGTTGCGCAGGGGCACGGCCGGATCCTCCGGGTGCAGCCCGAAGACCGGGTACGCGTGCGCGCTCCACACGGTCGTACCGGCCGCGAGGTCCTCCTCGAACACCGCCAGCTGCTCCAGCCGCGCCAGCGCCCGGGTCAACGGCGGCCCGCGCCGGTCGTCGGCGTGCCACATCACCGCCGTGCGCCCGCCGCCCAGCGGAAGCACCCGCACCTCGGCCATCGCGTGCTCGGCCGCCGCCGTCCCGGCCTTCGCGGGCCTGGCGTTCGGGGGAGCGGCCGGCAGGACGGGGGCGTACTGCGGGGCACCGGTGGCGTTCGCCCGCGCGAGCAGCCCGACCAGTTCCTCGTACACGGAGGGGAAGAGCTGCGCGACCGGCCGCCCGACGGGCGCGGGGAGGCTGCCGAGGTAGCGCACGGCGGCGGGGTTGAGGTAGTCCACGGTGTGCGCCCGGCCGAAGCCCACGGCCTGGCCCCCGGCCGGGACCGTCACGCTGACGAGCATCGCCGGCATCACGAGCTCGGAGAGGACGGCGGTCAGCCGGGGCGGCGCGGCCGGCCCGTGGTCCCTGAGGTCCAGCACCTGCCCGGCCGGGCGGCACAGGGCCGCGACGGTGGCGCGCACCGTGTCGTCGAGGCCCCGGGGTCCGGGCCAGACGACCAGGGCGAGCCCCGCGCTCTGGCCGGACCGGTGGAGCGGGACCAGCCCACGGGCCGCCTCGGCCCGGGGACCGGGCAGCCGGCCCTCCGCCCCCGGGCCGTCGGGGAACCAGGTGGGCAGGCCCATCGTGAGCGTGCGGTGCAGCGGTCCTTCGGTCTCGGGCGGGACCCAGCGCCAGTGCGTGGCCTCCAGCGGGGGCGCTCCGGCATGCCCGGCCAGTTCCAGGCAGTCGGTCTCGGTCCGCCGCCACAGATAGACGGACTCGATGCCGAGCCGCCGCAGGCCGCCCTCCAGCAGGGCCGAGGCCGCGGCGTCGGCGGTGTCGGAGGTCAGCACCGCGGTGGTGCCCCGGCGGATCCGGCGGGCCTCGGCCGTCGGCACCGCCACCTCCGCCGCCCCCGGGCCGGAACCGTGGACGGCGTCCGGGCCGATCGCCGCGTTGACGATGTCCGCCGCGAGGTCGGTGGCGCTCAGCCCCGTCGACACGGCCAGTCTGAGCAGGTGGTCGTTCGCCTCGGCGGGCGGCACCGACAGCTGGGCCATCAGCACCCCGCAGGCCAGGTCCAGGAGACTGCGCCGGGCCCGGTCGGCGTGCAGGGCGGCCACCTCGGCCGTCAGGTCCGCGACGGTCGAGGCGAGTCCGCTCTCGGGCTGGGCCATGAGGCTTCCTCAGCGGGGTGTCAGCCAGGTGCGCAGGGCGGTGAGCAGCCGGTCGGGGGCCACCGGTTTGACCACGTAGTCGGACGCCCCGGCCGCCAGGGCCTCCGTCCGGTCGCCCGGCATCGCCTTCGCGGTCACCACCACCACGGGCAGCTCCGCCAGCCGGGGCATGGCCCGGATGGCCCGGGTGGTGGCGTAGCCGTCGAGGCCGGCCATCATCAGGTCCATCACCACCAGGTCGACCTCCGGGTGCGCGGCCAGCATCCGGATCGCGGCCTCGCCGTTGTCGCAGGTCAGTACCTGCATGCCCG is part of the Streptomyces katrae genome and harbors:
- a CDS encoding SpoIIE family protein phosphatase; its protein translation is MAQPESGLASTVADLTAEVAALHADRARRSLLDLACGVLMAQLSVPPAEANDHLLRLAVSTGLSATDLAADIVNAAIGPDAVHGSGPGAAEVAVPTAEARRIRRGTTAVLTSDTADAAASALLEGGLRRLGIESVYLWRRTETDCLELAGHAGAPPLEATHWRWVPPETEGPLHRTLTMGLPTWFPDGPGAEGRLPGPRAEAARGLVPLHRSGQSAGLALVVWPGPRGLDDTVRATVAALCRPAGQVLDLRDHGPAAPPRLTAVLSELVMPAMLVSVTVPAGGQAVGFGRAHTVDYLNPAAVRYLGSLPAPVGRPVAQLFPSVYEELVGLLARANATGAPQYAPVLPAAPPNARPAKAGTAAAEHAMAEVRVLPLGGGRTAVMWHADDRRGPPLTRALARLEQLAVFEEDLAAGTTVWSAHAYPVFGLHPEDPAVPLRNLGARLHPQDRARLEGLLASLTDRHAGGQVLVRAVRPGGGVRRVRVAAEPVLTGSALTGIVGVFQDVSAQHHTEVALTATYDQLSAARIEAELRDHLVLGLQHAIVPEAPALENPPGLRVAARYRPAAAEYRVGGDWYDVQSLPDGKVLVTVGDIAGHGIDSATAMIALRGALHGLAFTGNTPGRLMEWLNEVALRTPGQPTATAVCALFDPADRSLHWCGAGHPPVLLLRGGRARFLEGMHNILLGALPGAGYGETVTELRSDDTLLLYTDGFVERRHVGLDESLEVLRRAVERLRPEPAEELADRLMSAVLGDTDDDTSLVVVRVT